Proteins from a single region of Carassius gibelio isolate Cgi1373 ecotype wild population from Czech Republic chromosome B15, carGib1.2-hapl.c, whole genome shotgun sequence:
- the pde9ac gene encoding high affinity cGMP-specific 3',5'-cyclic phosphodiesterase 9A, translating into MGSGSSSYAPKTIYLDVDGKVQKVLFSRHCSPCDIKELLCSSSNIPRNTAIMMVNPEGALVSIDPTMPTNTPNSLYKVIPSFAGQLGEKEDMFQTVISQVAEQFSRAFRINELKTEVTNRLAMLEKRVELEGLKVIEIEKCKNDLKKLRDEMTSRAGGRVNCPCKYNFSDDGKKLTPRRDVPSYPKYTLSQETIEALKKPTFDVWHWEHNEMLSCLEYMYHDLGLVKEFNMNPITLKRWLLGIQENYRSNPFHNFRHCFCVSQMMYGMIHLCNLQEKLTLTDLGILMTAAVCHDLDHPGYNNTYQINARTELAVRYNDISPLENHHCAVAFQILSLPECNIFANVDPEAFKKIRQAIITLILATDMARHGEILDSFKHKVDNFDFTNEEHVTCLKMVLIKCCDISNEVRPTEVAEPWVDCLLEEYFIQSDREKSEGLPVAAFMDRDKVTKPTAQIGFIKFVLIPMFETVMKLFPQIEEIMVQPLRDSRDHYEELKQIDDAMSEAQKKKSENMSLGGKKK; encoded by the exons ATGGGGTCTGGCTCCTCCTCCTATGCTCCCAAAACCATCTATTTGGATGTAGATGGTAAAGTTCAGAAG GTGCTTTTCAGTCGTCACTGCAGCCCATGTGATATTAAAGAACTGCTGTGTTCCTCCTCCAACATCCCTAG GAACACTGCTATAATGATGGTGAACCCTGAAGGTGCACTTGTGTCCATTGATCCCACAATGCCCACCAACACCCCCAA CTCCCTGTACAAGGTAATTCCTTCGTTTGCTGGCCAACTGGGAG AAAAGGAAGATATGTTTCAGACTGTAATCTCACAGGTAGCAGAGCAGTTCAGCAG AGCATTCAGGATCAACGAACTAAAAACGGAAGTGACCAACAGACTGGCAATGCTGGAGAAGAGAGTAGAAC TGGAGGGGTTAAAGGTCATAGAGATCGAAAAGTGCAAAAACGATTTGAAGAAGCTGAGAGATGAGATGACTTCCAGAGCAGGAGGAAG AGTAAATTGTCCATGCAAATACAATTTCTCAGACGATGGAAAGAAATTAACTCCTAGACGTGACGTCCCCAGCTACCCAAAG TACACACTTTCTCAGGAGACCATTGAAGCGCTGAAGAAACCAACCTTTGATGTGTGGCACTGGGAACATAATGAA ATGCTGAGCTGCCTGGAGTACATGTACCATGACTTAGGCCTCGTGAAGGAGTTTAACATGAACCCGATTACTCTTAAACGCTGGCTG CTGGGCATTCAGGAAAATTACCGCAGCAACCCGTTCCATAATTTCCGGCATTGTTTCTGTGTGAGTCAGATGATGTATGGCATGATCCACCTCTGCAACCTTCAG GAAAAGCTCACGCTGACAGATCTGGGCATTTTAATGACTGCTGCTGTGTGTCACGACTTAGACCACCCTGGATACAACAACAC GTACCAGATCAATGCTCGTACTGAGTTGGCAGTGCGCTACAACGACATCTCGCCCCTGGAGAATCACCACTGCGCTGTGGCCTTCCAGATACTCTCACTGCCGGAGTGTAATATATTTGCAAATGTGGACCCGGAGGCTTTTAAAAAGATCAGACAG GCTATCATCACACTGATTTTGGCCACGGATATGGCCCGGCATGGAGAGATTCTGGACTCGTTCAAGCATAAAGTGGACAATTTTGACTTCACCAATGAAGAGCATGTGACTTGC CTGAAGATGGTTCTTATCAAATGCTGTGACATTTCCAACGAAGTCCGGCCTACAGAGGTGGCAGAGCCGTGGGTGGACTGTCTGCTGGAGGAATATTTCATACAG AGTGATAGAGAGAAATCTGAGGGGCTTCCTGTGGCAGCCTTCATGGACAGAGACAAAGTCACCAAGCCCACAGCCCAGATTGGCTTCATTAAATTTGTTCTCATCCCCATGTTTGAAACTGTCATGAAG CTCTTTCCTCAGATTGAAGAGATTATGGTGCAGCCTCTCAGAGACTCACGGGACCATTATGAGGAGCTGAAGCAAATTGATGATGCCATGTCCGAG GCACAGAAGAAAAAATCAGAAAATATGTCATTAGGAGGGAAGAAGAAATAA
- the hepacama gene encoding hepatic and glial cell adhesion molecule a — protein MKAERQASCKETAAPSAFLLLWLFIFSLAGVCGVNISSPSPIVRGTLGGSALLSVTYTSTSSDQPVIKWQLKRDKPVTVVQSIGTDIIGNLRPEYRGRILLYENGSLLLHHLQLSDEGAYEVEISITDDTFTGEKYVNLTVDVPVSRPSVHMVASSVLELTEFFILNCTHDSGTKPTYSWQKGGKSLTNDSRLLLSHDQKVLTISHVVMSDDDVYTCKVENPISSMKSLPVKLTVYRRSSLYIILSMGGIFLLITLVTVCACWKPSKKKRQELAGQSGQNVAEQSNGNHEVDIVPARNYQNRRNPGGLYVLNETDFSDGTDESSCNYINPTDPLSPPCYPSMASPSVHSPEAYMHSGRRYPRTPVPSPPSTPHPTLTPPHMGSLTHKAHPQRLSPSPPHEEQFLIEQENNMHHHSLPR, from the exons gTGTATGTGGGGTGAACATCAGCAGTCCATCTCCTATAGTGCGAGGTACACTAGGAGGCTCTGCTCTTCTCTCTGTGACCTACACCAGCACCAGCTCCGACCAGCCCGTTATTAAGTGGCAGCTGAAGAGGGACAAACCTGTCACTGTGGTCCAGTCCATTGGTACAGACATCATCGGGAACCTGAGGCCTGAATACCGTGGCCGAATCCTCCTGTACGAGAACGGCTCCCTGCTCCTGCATCACCTGCAGCTGTCAGACGAGGGCGCATATGAGGTGGAGATCTCCATCACTGATGATACCTTCACTGGGGAGAAATACGTCAACCTTACTGTGGATG TTCCAGTGTCCAGGCCTTCTGTTCACATGGTGGCCTCGTCCGTCCTAGAGCTGACTGAGTTCTTCATACTGAACTGCACTCACGATAGTGGCACCAAACCCACCTATAGCTGGCAGAAGGGTGGGAAATCTTTGACCAATGACTCGCGTCTGCTGCTGTCACATGACCAGAAGGTCTTGACCATCTCCCATGTTGTGATGTCAGATGATGACGTCTACACCTGTAAGGTGGAGAACCCCATCAGCAGTATGAAGAGCCTGCCTGTCAAACTCACTGTCTACA GACGGAGTTCTCTCTATATCATCCTCTCCATGGGAGGCATTTTCTTACTCATCACCTTGGTGACTGTGTGCGCCTGTTGGAAACCCTCCAAAAA AAAAAGGCAAGAGCTTGCCGGACAGAGCGGACAAAATGTAGCAGAGCAGAGCAACGGCAATCATGAGG TTGATATTGTGCCTGCTAGAAATTACCAGAACCGTCGGAACCCGGGTGGACTATATGTCCTCAATGAAACG GATTTCTCTGATGGAACAGATGAGTCTTCCTGCAATTATATCAATCCTACTGATCCCCTCAGTCCACCTTGTTATCCCAGCATGGCTTCACCTTCTGTTCACTCTCCAGAAGCTTATATGCATTCAGGAAGAAGATACCCCCGTACCCCCGTCCCCTCTCCTCCATCAACCCCTCATCCGACTCTCACTCCACCACACATGGGCAGCTTAACACACAAAGCCCACCCTCAGAGACTAAGCCCCTCCCCTCCACATGAAGAACAATTtctgattgaacaagaaaacAATATGCACCACCACAGCCTCCCGCGATGA